In Escherichia ruysiae, a genomic segment contains:
- the yqeB gene encoding selenium-dependent molybdenum cofactor biosynthesis protein YqeB: MNIFTEAAKLEEQNCPFAMAQIVDSRGSTPRHSAQMLVRADGSIVGTIGGGMVERKVIEESLQALQERKPRLFHGRMARNGVDAVGSDCGGAMSVFISVHGMRPRLVLIGAGHVNRAIAQSAALLGFDIAVADIYRESLNPELFPPSTTLLHADSFGAAVEAMEIRPDNFVLIATNNQDREALDKLIEQPIAWLGLLASRRKVQLFLRQLREKGVAEEHIARLHAPVGYNIGAETPQEIAISVLAEILQVKNNAPGGLMMKPTHPSGHQLVVIRGAGDIASGVALRLYHAGFKVIMLEVEKPTVIRCTVAFAQAVFDGEMTVEGVTARLATSSAEAMKLTERGFIPVMVDPACSLLDELKPLCVVDAILAKQNLGTRADMAPVTIALGPGFTAGKDCHAVIETNRGHWLGQVIYSGCAQENTGVPGNIMGHTTRRVIRAPAAGIMRSNVKLGDLVKEGDVIAWIGEHEIKAPLTGMVRGLLNDGLAVVGGFKIGDIDPRGETADFTSVSDKARAIGGGVLEALMMLMHQGVKATEEVLEVA; the protein is encoded by the coding sequence ATGAATATTTTCACAGAGGCTGCAAAACTTGAAGAGCAAAATTGTCCGTTTGCGATGGCGCAAATTGTTGATAGCCGAGGCTCGACTCCCCGCCATTCTGCACAAATGTTAGTGCGCGCCGATGGTTCTATCGTCGGTACAATTGGTGGTGGAATGGTTGAGCGGAAGGTGATTGAAGAGTCGCTTCAGGCATTGCAGGAACGTAAGCCGCGATTATTCCATGGACGTATGGCTCGTAACGGTGTGGATGCTGTCGGGTCAGATTGTGGAGGTGCAATGTCCGTGTTTATCAGCGTCCATGGTATGCGTCCTCGTCTGGTGTTGATTGGTGCGGGGCATGTCAACCGGGCGATAGCCCAGAGTGCGGCGCTATTAGGGTTTGATATCGCCGTTGCCGATATTTATCGCGAAAGCCTCAATCCTGAACTTTTCCCGCCGTCAACTACGCTTCTCCATGCCGATTCGTTTGGCGCGGCAGTAGAAGCAATGGAGATTCGTCCTGATAATTTTGTCCTGATTGCCACGAATAATCAGGATCGTGAAGCCCTCGATAAACTCATTGAACAGCCCATTGCATGGCTGGGTTTGCTGGCAAGTCGCCGCAAGGTGCAGCTTTTCCTGCGTCAATTGCGTGAGAAAGGCGTGGCTGAAGAACATATTGCCCGTTTACACGCGCCGGTTGGTTACAACATTGGTGCGGAAACGCCGCAGGAGATCGCCATCAGCGTGCTGGCAGAAATATTACAGGTGAAAAATAACGCGCCGGGTGGGCTGATGATGAAACCTACGCATCCTTCCGGACACCAACTGGTGGTAATTCGCGGCGCGGGAGATATCGCCAGTGGTGTGGCGTTACGCTTGTATCATGCGGGGTTCAAAGTGATCATGCTGGAAGTGGAAAAGCCAACGGTGATTCGTTGTACCGTGGCGTTTGCCCAGGCCGTGTTCGACGGCGAAATGACGGTCGAAGGCGTCACAGCCCGCCTGGCAACCAGCTCTGCGGAAGCGATGAAACTTACCGAACGTGGATTCATCCCGGTGATGGTAGATCCTGCCTGTTCACTGCTTGATGAACTGAAACCGCTTTGCGTTGTGGACGCTATTCTTGCGAAACAGAATTTGGGTACGCGTGCAGATATGGCACCGGTGACGATCGCGCTTGGGCCGGGGTTTACCGCAGGGAAAGATTGCCATGCGGTAATTGAAACGAATCGCGGGCACTGGCTCGGTCAGGTGATTTACTCCGGTTGTGCACAGGAGAATACCGGTGTTCCCGGTAATATCATGGGGCACACCACCCGACGTGTGATCCGTGCTCCGGCGGCAGGCATTATGCGATCCAATGTGAAATTAGGCGATCTGGTGAAAGAGGGCGATGTGATTGCCTGGATTGGTGAGCATGAAATTAAAGCGCCGTTGACGGGGATGGTGCGTGGCTTGTTGAACGACGGACTGGCGGTGGTCGGTGGTTTTAAAATCGGTGATATCGATCCTCGTGGCGAAACGGCCGATTTCACCAGTGTTTCAGATAAAGCCAGGGCGATTGGCGGCGGTGTCCTTGAGGCGTTAATGATGTTGATGCATCAGGGTGTTAAAGCGACAGAAGAAGTGCTGGAAGTGGCTTAA
- the arcC gene encoding carbamate kinase, whose translation MSKKIVLALGGNALGDDLAGQMKAVKITSQAIVDLIAQGHEVIVTHGNGPQVGMINQAFEAAAKTEAHSPMLPMSVCVALSQGYIGYDLQNALREELLSRGINKPVATLVTQVEVDANDPAFLNPTKPIGSFFTEQEAEQLTKQGYTLKEDAGRGYRRVVASPKPVDIIEKETVKALVDAGQVVITVGGGGIPVIREGNHLRGASAVIDKDWASARLAEMIDADMLIILTAVEKVAINFGKENEQWLDRLSLADAERFIEEGHFAKGSMLPKVEAAASFARSRAGREALITVLSKAKEGIEGKTGTVICQ comes from the coding sequence ATGAGTAAGAAAATTGTTCTCGCCCTCGGCGGGAATGCGCTGGGCGACGATCTGGCCGGACAAATGAAAGCGGTAAAAATTACGTCTCAGGCAATTGTTGATTTAATTGCCCAAGGACATGAAGTTATCGTCACTCATGGTAATGGGCCGCAGGTAGGCATGATTAACCAGGCATTCGAAGCTGCCGCAAAAACGGAAGCACACTCGCCAATGCTGCCAATGTCTGTCTGTGTCGCCTTAAGCCAGGGATACATTGGATACGATCTACAAAACGCCTTAAGGGAAGAGCTGCTTTCTCGTGGTATTAATAAACCTGTAGCAACGCTGGTTACCCAGGTCGAAGTCGATGCTAACGATCCGGCATTCCTCAACCCGACCAAGCCGATCGGTTCGTTCTTTACCGAGCAGGAAGCAGAGCAACTGACAAAACAGGGTTACACTCTGAAAGAAGATGCTGGTCGCGGCTATCGCCGTGTTGTTGCCTCGCCAAAACCGGTTGATATCATTGAAAAAGAAACGGTTAAAGCTCTGGTAGATGCAGGTCAGGTGGTGATCACCGTTGGCGGTGGTGGTATTCCTGTTATTCGTGAAGGTAACCATCTGCGTGGTGCCAGCGCGGTTATTGATAAAGACTGGGCCAGCGCCCGTTTAGCAGAAATGATTGATGCCGATATGCTGATCATTCTGACTGCGGTAGAAAAAGTGGCCATTAACTTCGGTAAAGAGAATGAGCAGTGGCTCGACCGCCTGTCATTGGCCGATGCAGAACGCTTTATCGAAGAAGGTCATTTTGCGAAAGGTTCTATGCTGCCGAAAGTAGAAGCTGCCGCCTCGTTTGCTCGCTCTCGCGCTGGTCGTGAAGCACTGATTACCGTATTGAGCAAAGCGAAAGAAGGGATTGAAGGCAAAACCGGAACGGTGATTTGTCAGTAA
- the yqeC gene encoding selenium cofactor biosynthesis protein YqeC: MKSIIDPSALFIDLGVQNAPAVISVVGAGGKTSLLFWLAELLQSSGRRVLITTTTHMFIPTSHWPVVFCRDPAMLPHASLTSPIAFCFHRFKAKQGKAQGFTPDTIDVLAQRPECDVILIEADGSRGMPLKAPDEHEPCIPKSSCCVIAVMGGHILGTKVGAENVHRWSQFAEITGLTPDATLQLSDLVALVRHPQGAFKNVPQGCRRIWFINRFSQCENAIAQNELLKPLQQHDVEAIWLGDIQEDPAIARRFVN, encoded by the coding sequence GTGAAAAGTATAATTGACCCATCAGCATTATTCATTGATTTAGGCGTGCAGAACGCTCCGGCAGTCATTTCTGTTGTTGGTGCAGGGGGGAAAACCAGTCTGCTTTTTTGGCTGGCAGAGTTACTTCAGTCTAGTGGCAGGCGCGTGTTAATCACGACGACGACACATATGTTTATACCAACGTCTCACTGGCCCGTGGTTTTCTGTCGCGATCCCGCCATGCTTCCTCATGCGTCTCTCACATCCCCCATTGCATTTTGTTTTCACCGCTTCAAAGCGAAACAGGGAAAAGCGCAGGGATTTACGCCAGATACCATTGATGTACTGGCGCAACGACCAGAATGTGACGTAATTCTCATTGAGGCAGATGGCTCGCGTGGAATGCCGTTAAAAGCGCCAGATGAGCACGAACCTTGCATACCTAAAAGCAGTTGCTGCGTGATTGCTGTGATGGGAGGGCATATTTTGGGCACTAAAGTTGGTGCTGAAAATGTCCATCGCTGGTCGCAGTTCGCTGAGATTACAGGGTTAACACCTGATGCAACCTTGCAGCTGAGCGATCTCGTTGCGCTGGTTCGCCATCCGCAGGGGGCGTTTAAAAACGTACCGCAAGGCTGTCGGCGAATCTGGTTCATTAACCGTTTTTCTCAATGTGAGAATGCGATTGCGCAAAACGAGCTACTCAAACCGCTGCAACAACACGACGTAGAGGCAATCTGGCTGGGCGATATACAAGAAGATCCTGCAATCGCGCGCAGATTTGTGAATTAG
- the mocA gene encoding molybdenum cofactor cytidylyltransferase, translating to MSSIDCIITAAGLSSRMGQWKMMLPWQQETILDASIKNALQFCSRIILVTGFRANELHHRYENTGNITLIYNPDYEQGLLTSVKAAAPEVQTEHCFITHGDMPSLNANIFNKIWRLRNNGAILPLHNGIPGHPILISKSSLMQAIQRPNVTNMRQALQMGEHYSVEIEDEEIILDIDTPEDFINAQKWHTEF from the coding sequence ATGTCATCTATCGACTGTATAATTACCGCTGCTGGATTATCATCAAGAATGGGACAATGGAAAATGATGTTACCCTGGCAACAGGAAACAATTCTTGATGCAAGTATCAAAAACGCGTTGCAGTTTTGTAGTCGAATTATTTTAGTTACGGGTTTTCGCGCTAATGAACTGCACCATCGCTACGAGAACACTGGCAATATTACTCTTATTTATAATCCAGATTATGAGCAGGGCTTACTGACCTCGGTGAAGGCTGCGGCTCCCGAAGTGCAAACTGAACATTGCTTTATTACTCATGGTGACATGCCAAGTCTTAATGCCAATATATTTAATAAAATCTGGAGGTTACGCAACAACGGTGCAATTCTCCCACTCCACAATGGTATCCCTGGCCATCCCATTTTAATCTCAAAATCGAGTCTGATGCAGGCTATCCAACGTCCCAACGTGACCAATATGCGTCAGGCATTGCAAATGGGTGAACATTATTCCGTCGAAATAGAAGATGAAGAAATAATTTTAGATATTGATACCCCCGAGGACTTTATTAATGCGCAAAAGTGGCATACTGAATTTTAG